The stretch of DNA gaaaagctcaAATTTGAGTCATGTAATTGTGCAGGTCAACTTTGATGTTTGAAGGGCAAAGGCAAAAAGAAGGGAGTGGCGGAAGCGTAGCAGATTTTTTTTCACTTGCACGCAAAACAGCGCAAGCATCCAAACCAAACCCAAAGAAGTCGGGTACTTGAAATTTCCAAAGGCTTTGCAAAGACTTCCAACCGAAACGCAACAAAGCAAAGTCAGTCAAATTGCGGGCGGCAAAGTTGCATATATAATTGCGTTGGATTCACAATCCTTTAGGCCCCAAACtccttttttttatctttattactCTCCAAGTGAAGTTAACGCAGACTAACCTAAAGCTTCCATTATTGGCGTGGAAAGTGGGCTTGCAtgtcattaaatattattacttaCTCAACCCATAATTAAGAAAAAGGCTTTTTATATATTCAGACTCctcatattattaaaaatatatataatttttccttctttatctaattaatatttattagtcatttttaaactaatattttaagtcatttttaatctaaaaataaattaagaataaataaaaaatttgacggTGTCACCTAATAAAATGAGTAATAAATAAAGCCAACTCAAAACTCAATATACACTACATTGGGACCATaaagaacaaaatttaaataattttttagatggTTATGAGAACTAAGAGatttgagataaaaatatttgtgtcgATCATtgagaaaatgtatttttggtaGATGATTTCGAGAACGACGAAGATTACGAAAGATTAATGACTAAGCAATGATAACTAATAAAGAAAGACAACAAGGttaaagtcaaaataaaaaaggaggactcagagatgatgatgatgaaggtgACAATAGAGCAAAGACGACCACGACTACAAAGATAAAAGGGAAAGGTGGTGCGATTGCAAATTAGGATTTGGGAAGCCCTAATTTAAGGAAATGTCATTCTTCATGTGTTTCAAATAGtgcatgattttacatattttatagttattaatttttaaattaaaaataattaaaaatattaatttaaaaatataaatttagacgagaaatgaaatgttatacttttttaataatttaaggaGTCCAAAATGCATAAAACCTTAAAGAAAAAGTGTCCGTCCGtctacatgcatgcatgcatgcatgtatgtatgtatgttacTTGGTTGGTTGGTGAAACAATCTAGATGCTTTCCTTTCCATCTGATTTttctcttctatatatatatatatatatctttgccTTTTTCTTTCAATCAGTCGTCTTTAGTTGATGGCGAGTCTACCCACTTTAACTTGATTTTTCAGGTTGGCAAATGTTAATTCAATTTGCTGGCTTCAATTAGTTGTCGGAGCTCATGCTTTTCAAAGTTTACAACTTTTTTTTAGTCTAAGTACATCAGAATCAGACTTCCTCTAAAAggatattattttcaaattctatcTCACCCAGCACCAGCTGCAGGTTATTAAAACAGAATCCAATGGCCTAactgatgatgcggagccgatcaccttcttctgtcttgaGCCAAGTACCTGcgaaaagggtggggacttgctccccgtgatccctccgacgctcaagtcagttcatagggtttttgaggagtataataatagtaatgaaGGATAATCaaagagtcccttaggagtcagctcagatccccatacctgtagaggttgccctctatttatagatgtcccgtggcctttcccttaggagataagatatatttcaaaaggagaggttgatcccctttccatggggagaaaagataatcttccctaatagagataattcttgggatatttaaagatatcattggttgacttaatcttcttctttatctctttccagttcaaaatcataataaagattataaagataagcggagctcctaagtcttgacacgtggcgatcgcatattggtctttactggcacacatggctccgagttaatggtaacctcccaggggtagtacagtaaaattgccccctgtaaatattccctcatcactaaCTAACCGCCTTaaccatatataataattaaataaataataataataataataatatgcatGGACTCAACAAAGATCTAAATTTaggttgtaaaataattaatcaaatcaatattattcaaagaccttcatttacaaaataaatctcGCTTGcttaacttttatatatatatatgtcgtCCATAAAACTAGGCTCTGAGAGAACATGCTTATATTGCAAAGTGTTTTCATATCTCAAAGAAGAGCCAATTAATTATAGCTACTGCACCAAAAAAGTCCAATTAACTGCCTGTAGTGTGATTGTGGAAAAGTGGGAACCTTTGGGCATGGTGAAAGAAGAACAGGCAAGAGGTGACCTGACCCACAAGTGGGTTAAGAATTGACCATTCGGAACCCCTCCCCCCATTAATTCTATCTACCGTGACCCATCAAAGGACCCCACTGGCCGGCCTCTGTCCCAAATGCATGGATCCATTCACACATCTCCCGAGCAACTCCCTCTCCGCACATACACATATATCCCACATATTATATATTCGTACAAAATTTTTACCAATAgtgtgtgaatatatatatatatataatataaagaaaAGAGTACCCTTTACTAGAATTTATTTTAGTAACATTTTGTATTTTGCATGTAAAAGTTCCACCAATATATATAGTATTAATTATCCTTCGCATCTTAAACATgttgcatgcatatatatatatataaatttggtGGATTGTTAGCATTGTGACAAAAGATTATAGAAGTCTACCATACaatgaatatgtatatatatatatatacacataattcAGAGAGTAATAGGTATGTACGTTtctttacacacacacacacacatatatatatatgccggTGAGTGATGGATGGAAAGCTGTTGTCTGGCGAGGTAAGAGAGAATATGTGCCGGTGGTGAGAGTGCATTGGATTTTGCTGATCACACAACTACTGATGACAGACCACTCCATCCCTTTCCCTTTCCATTTcccctttcctttcctttcctttcctttccccattaaatattaatatatattaacgTACCAAACATTATCTTACAAAAACCCTTCTTTTCATTTTCGGATTTCAGACTTTAATGCAAAGTATCTCCACCTTCTAAAAGATGTTTCCCAGACCTTTCTGCTACGAATTATTATTAcaatcatattatatatatatatataatacaaaagCAAGAAAGAATCATATACATCTACGTACGTACGTAGTTTCCTAATTAAAATGTACAGTGATGCACCACGTTCtatcattttaaattaatcataTATACTAATTTTTGCCTGCATGTCGTTCCTGTTttacactaaaataaaaattcaagtgaTTAAAGAAATGGGAGTTTAACATATATACTAGTCAtgatttagaaatatatatatatatataaagtaatgCCACTAATTAGTTCTCCATCTTTAAACTAATTTGTAAATGATCATGTGACGGAGAATTACGATAAAAACAACTATTAAGCATCCTTCGAATTCCAGGTCGACTACCTAAATAACCGTTAAACCTCATCCTTGTCGAAGAGGAGAGAGCTCGAGGGGTGCATGTCGTTCAAGCTAAGCTATCTCATCTGCATTCTGTAACAGCTGTTGACTTGACTTGGGCATGGACTCTCAACAGATCAGAACAGAACCCCACTTGAGTTATGGGAGATTGcaattatatacatatgtatatatagctgAGAGCACAATATCTATAATTTTATGGCCATACATGGTAGCAAGCAGGTGAGTCCACTACTTGAGAGGTCAACTTGGTGTTTCAGTGGGGGAGCAGCTGGAACAACCTATTTTATTCTTCAAGCTTCTGGTCCTGGGTAgtgatgattcaatttttttttttttttttttttttttgatgaattcaagtgtgtctgtgtgtgtaaGTATAAACATATTTGGCTGTTAGGAAAGTTTGACATGGGATGCACCCGAGAATCGGAAACCCTTTTTCAAGTTTGGTCGTTATCAATCACAAGTCACTGAAAACGAAAATGGCGGAAGCGAGAGGTGACTAATTAGCTAAGCCAAGGACAGGACACCACACCCAAATACTgccattattttattcaaaacattAGTTGAGCATCTACCTCTTTTCGAATATTACAAAAATCCAACTTACTTTAATCGATCAATTGCATGACCTCAGTCTGATCTCCTCAGATagtcttaaaatttaatttacaccatCCCTCCCCCCCTAATATATACAACAAAACCTTTTATTTGTTTGAATTAGTTTTGacgatataaaaaataaataaatttcatacagaatgatattttaattttatgatgaTGCACTTGTaactatatttaaaatatttaatttgactgaattaagatatatatgtatatatatatagtttaattgaTGTATAGAAAATTAAGGCTCTTAATTCGGATGAGCGCTGCATCGTTGTTTaaagaaaagatatatatatatatatatattatatattatatgtgagAAACGTGGGATTTTAGAAATGGAAGCAACGGTGGATCAAGATTTTGAAAGGGGAATAAAAAAGTCAAGTACTTAGGAGTTAAGGTTGGAAGCATGACACGACAAACAGAGGgtgctggaagaggaagcttGAGAGATACaaaagatgttttttttttttattattgtaagaggagagggagagagatagagagagagagagagagaaagggttgAGATTCTGATTTAGATCATTCATGTAAAGATGGATAGAGAAATAAATTGTCGCCTCATGTTTCAGCCTCCATTAACACCCCTCAAAAAGCAAAAGGCAAAGGGACCTAGAAGTGGAGCTGCTGATTTGGCCATCatatactaatttattattattattagcattGAGGCCATCAACCATGCTGCTCCTTCCACACGTACATTTGGAGCAGGGAGGGGTGGAATATGGAAGGATCCCAAGGATGTGTTGATTATTTGCTGTCGAAAATACCCCTTGATTCAATGGgttggttttctttttctttcttattttcctgATTCCTCCACGCTTCTCACGATGACCCTGATCTCTTCCTCTTGCCACCTTTGCATCCCTGTATATCTATAATCAGTTAGCGAGGGTTGATCTAATTGCTAGCTAGTCATCTAGCTATCTGATTGTTGATTCCATAATTGTGTTCAGTTTCAGTGTTCTCGCTATATGATTTCATGCACCGTTGGTGTATTGTCTGTCATGTATAGATAAAATCTTAataaggaatatatatatatatatatatatatgcatacaaacGGGTTTCTCATAAATTTACTTTCCCATCTCATGTgttttttatttgcatttctGTTGGTTCTTCTCTGATTAATATGTAATAGTCGGATTGTtgtaataataatgataataaaacctAATATTTATCTCTTCTATTATTtgtgaataaatatataaaagaaaaagggagaaaaaaaagCCTAGCCCAACTCGTCCTCACCAATGCAGAAATGAGAAAGCCCTACAGGATATCTAGCCCGACCCGATTCTTGGGCCCAAAATGTAAAACAAAAAGGTTAAAAGCCCAATATCATGGTCTAATTAACAGAAGCCCAGTTCCGCTGGAGAGATTATGGCAACGAACACAACCGCGATTACAGCCAGAAATTGAGACAAATGTTGTAGTATTAGATCATACGGAAGAAATGTTCTCCAACAACTAGCACTCGGGCAGCTTCCACGTGTCTCATTCGACACACCACGTGTCACTCCCATGCCACGTAGCTCAGCCTTTCCCCATTAAAGAACCGCTTCCAATTCCTTATCCCCCCATCCATTCCTCTGTTACCATAACACCACCTATACTTCTCTCGGCAAAGCAATGTCGACGAAGAAAGCTGCACTGATTTGCTTTCTGATTTTCTGGGTCGCGGCGCACGCGACAGCTTTGGCTTTTGGTTGCGATGAGCATCATCAGAACGGATCGAGGTTGGGGCTTCTGGTGAGGAGAGACGAGAGGCGGACGCTGGTTTCGACGGAGTACGGCGAGGTATCAGCCGTCGAAATCGGCGATGGAGCGAGAGGGCGGTACCATCTGCAGTTCATCACGTTGGAGCCCAACGGTCTGTTCCTTCCGGTGCTCCTTCACGCGGACATGGTCTTCTACGTCCACACAGGTACTACTTACCTTGCACAACCATTTTGAGCCGATTCCAAAATGAATAATGAGTTCATATTATAAAGGCGCATATATAAAACTTGCCTTTCCTTGCCTGAAATGGTAGCCTTGCTGTCGTTGAATCACCCATGTGTCCTTAtgaaataaaacttttttttattcacttatttaCAGTATAAACGTGGATTATAAATGCTGGtcactttttcattttaagaaagtacattatcaaaaacatttcaattttttatgcaaaaatatgataaatataatatcCGGGAAATATTTGTGATTATTTTTACGAGTATCGTTCTGAATCTGTTTTCGTTATCCACCGAGACTGAGGTAAAAGTCGGGCACAGATAGTCACATCAGTCTTTTATAGAACTGTGTGCCTTCCAAGTTTAaccttttttgtttgtttgtttttttgctAATTCTTTCAAGTTGTCCTTTTGCAGTTATAGAACTGTGTATCATTACTCCTTGAGTCCTTGCCATTTTATCttcctagaaaataaaaaacttttaaGCCTAAAACCCAAGTGTAATAAAAGCAAGTGTATTTAATACCTTATAGTTACGCGCCAGAATAGGAATaccttaatttaaattgaactatatatatatatttatatctgtAATAGGATGGTATTTTGTAAATAGCATTTTCCTCTACATCTTCAGGAGTAAATAAGAAACttccaaaaagaaattagaagatttTACTTAATAGACAAATTCATCGGTTTATCATTTTATTGGGGAACTCTCACATCGATAATGATAATTTACCCAAAATGTCTCACATAATAGTATGAAAGTATATTACTTAAGTTTATGGGTCGCAatgaatattttgttttaaggaCCCAGGATATTATCCGAGCCAACCCCCAGTCATTATGAGTAGGGATGGTATCTCAAAAAAGTGGAACATTGGGAAGACAATAGCATATGGTAGTGACTCACGTAATCGTGGCGTTGCGAACCAAAGTGTGAGGATGGAATTCAGACGATGTGAaaattttgttggttttgagTGGCCGTGGTGCAGGGAGTGGGACATTGAGCTGGGTGGACGACGAGGAAATGAAGCGCTTGAAGTTGAAGAAAGGAGATGTGTACGGGCTGCAGTCGGGGACTGTTTTCTTTCTACAGAGCAGCTTGGAGCCAAAGCAACAGAAGCTTAGGCTCCACGCCATCTTCACCAATTCCATTGAGGATCTTCGCGTACGCTAACACTACCAccttagtttttcttttcttgtgtttgGTTCTTGAGAATCCGGGGGCGCAGCTGTAAGTAATTCATAGTCCTGGTGCGTGCAGGAACCATTTATGCTGGCCTATTCGAGCATCTATGACCTGATCCTGGGCTTTGACAAGAGTGTCCTTCGCTCTGCATTTAAGGTTCGAAATCAAGTTTCAAACTTTCGGTTGATTTAACTGCTTACCGAAGCATTATACCATCTCTTTTCCAATAGAAAATAGCATTTTACTTAAAAGTTATCAAAATGAGGTGATGTTGATATTTTGgttattacaaatttatttttacagatttttcttctttccagtGGCTTTAATAAAACATGGAAATTGAGAAATGCTTTTGCAAATGAACATATCTTTTTTGTCGATTAAATGGAATGAATGCCAAGCTGCCCGTTTGGTAGGAAGCGTATAAATGAAGTATGTTTGCGTTGCCTTGAAAAATCTAATGCCTATATATGCAAATGGAATTTTAAGGCCTCTGAGGAAGTGATAGCGGAATTAACAAATGGCACAAAGCCTCCTGCAATAGTACATGCGGTGTCGAAGAAAGGAAAACAGTTCTGGGACTTTGAAGCTCAATTCATGAAGGGTCTTTTAGGAAGCAAAGGTTACAGTATGCTTGATGTCAGCAACAAGAAGCACAAGACTAAAGCCTACAATGTCCATGACGCAAAGCCAGATTTTGAAAATTGTAATGGCTGGAGCCTGACAGTGACCTGGAAAGACTTGAGTGCCTTGAAGGGTTTTAATATTGGTCTTTTCATGGTGAATTTGAACAAGGTAAGTTACTCCCaactatttcttttgatttttgtccGCAAAAGGAGGTGGGGATTTTATTCTGTTGCTGGTTTTTCTGATGTGTTTTTAAAAGGGGGCGATGATGGGGCCGCACTGGAATCCGATGGCCAAAGAGATATCGATAGTGCTTCAAGGCAGAGGGATGATTCGGGTGGTCTGTCCTAGCTGGGCGAATGAATCTGAATGCAGAAACATGAGTTTTATGGTTGAACAGGACGATGTATTCGCTGTCCCAATGTTCCATCCCATGGCTCAAATGGCCTTCAACAATGATTCACTAGTTTTTGTTGGATTCAGcacaacaacaaagaaaaaccaTCCTCAATACATGGCAGGAAAAGCCTCAGTCCTACAAACTTTGGACCGGGAAATAGTGGCAGCATCCCTCAACGTGGCGGACAAAATAGTTGATAAGCTTTTGGATTCAGAAGATGAATTAGTCATATTAGATTGCACCTCTTGTGCTGAGGAAGAGGCAGAAAGGGCAATAGAGGAAGCTAGGAagagagaagaggagaagagggaggaggaagaggaagccAGGAAgagggaggaagaggaagaaagaaggcAAGAGGAGGAAGCTGAGAGGGCaaaggaagaaaggaggaaaaaagaggaagagggaaaaagaaggcgaaaagaggaggaggaagctgagagggaagaggaagaaaggaagaaggaagaagaagaagaacagagaaggcgagaagaggaggaagctgagaaggaagaggaagaaaggaggaaacaaaaagagaaagctaggaagaggaaggaagaagaaggaaggaggcGGGAGGAGAAGGAAGGAGAGGCCGAGGAGAGGGAGGAAGCTAAGaggaaagaggaagagaggaggaggagagaagaagaaaaagccaggaagagggaagaagaggaagcaAGAAGGCGAGAGGAGGaacagaagagaagagaggaagcccgaaaaagggaagaagaggaggaagaaagaggTCGTGGGGAAGGCGAAGctgaggaggaggaagaggcgAGGCAACAAGGAAAGTCCAGAAGGGAGAGGAAGAGACAGCAAGAAGAGGAAGGTGAAGGGGAGAGTGAGGGTGGTGGCTGGAGGGACAAGccaagaaaaattttgaagaaaatatggaaGGTTTGAAATGTATGCGACTTAGACGCCGAGGTACCTGTTTTGTGTATAGAATGGACGTAGCTGGCTGAAATAAAACCCCCTTCGCACTCTGCGTTTAGACCCAGGTAGACGTTTTGTTTAGAGAATTTACGTTGGTTGCTGAAATAAAACCCCCTTCCCACTGTATTTTGGGTTTGGGTTTCCATCTTTGTAGCAAAATAAGCTTTTCAGTTCAAGCCTTGGCATTGCCCAAGTTATGTACGATCGCACTCTTTTTGTCCAGCTGAAGAAGGGGTCGTTGAAACAGTCCTAAATCCTCtttaacattaataaaattcaactaCTAATTCCATTCAACTGGCATTGAGACTGACTTGTGAAGAACACCAACCAACCAAGTCAAAAAAATATAGTACTACTGCTCGCACAATAACCTTTTCGATCAAATCCACTTTAATACACATTAATTATCTACTCATGATTTGTAATCACCTTTTTGGACCTCCCACATTATTATTCATACAGATTTCTCATGCAAGAAAGGAAGCCCGTAAGCTGCTAATGCTTCATCTTTATCTTCAACCTCAACTCGAAACAGCCTACGTCCCGTATTAATGTACACCGTCTCCATGAGCCTTCCATTGTCACGAGCTCCTTCCGATATCTTTGCCAGTGAATTCTCTACCACCGATGGAGGTCATTAGGGCCGACAGACCACTGGCGGGGCCACCATGGGCCGCCATTCCCAACCCAAGAAGATCAAGAGTTGTCTGCTTGGGGCCAAACACCGATGGAGTTCCCATCATCAACTCCTTCAAACCAGAACCCCCATCACAGGGAATCCCAAGCCCTAGTCCCGCTACAACAGACGCATGATCCTGCTCAATTTGTCTACCATCCCACTCTGGCTGCCCGGACGACGAACTGGCCGACGAAACAATCCCAAATCCCCTGAGGAGCGACCCATTTGTCGCAGCCGCTCCAATCTGGGCAGCCTTCTGTAGCAATGCCGTCGCAGACAGCGCTGGCTGGGGCGGCGGAGCATATTGTCGTCGCTCTTGGCCGGTAGTACCAAAAATTGAGGAGCCGTTATTGGTGGCCAGACAGAGAGAAATGGGCTCTGTCGATGAAGACGGCGTGATATCAGTTGCGCGTTCCGGGCGAGCCATCGCTCGGATTAAGTCAGTAAATCCAGGAGCCGGAGGCTGCAAATTTGCTTGAGCTGTTGAAGAAGCAAACAAGCTTGCAAATACGCTACTACTTGTACTTCCATTGCTGCTGGAGCAGCTAGTACTGCTGCAGCTTCCAGTTAGGCTTGTGGTGGCTGGCACATCATCCAAAATCTGGGTGGGATTTGGATTGTCCGACAAGGCTGGAACAACACAAACAACCGAAAGACAAAGGAATGGAAAAGGATCAAATCTGTCCAAAGTAAAGAGATACAAAATTGGGCTTTGTGATTAAAGAAGTTGGTATTATTGATGTAAAAAGAGAATCAATAATGGTCTCCTTTCTGAACATCCACTTAACTCTCTTTTGTAGCTTTTGAATCTCTTTGggttctcttttcctttttaagaTTGCATATTGTGAATCTTAAAGTCCCCGTACTAGTTAGTATTTCTGAGATCGATTACTTATAATCTTGGTGATAGTCAGAAAATAACAAAGATCAATAAAGGACAAAATAACAACTTAATTCCAAGATCAAGAAGAGCTAACAAACAATATTTTGGAGCTTTCTTAAACAATAACGTAACCAACAAATTGCGAATTAAAAAGGACAAAATTTCCACATATGCGCCGATTACCTGGACTTTGAGTGGGCAAAACAGGGGATGCCACAGCCACCGGAGCAGACATGGTTGTGGGTGGAGCCAGAGGTGGAGGCGGGGGTAGCGGTGATGAAGAAACAGCTAGAGGTTTTGGTCCCTCATCGGCGCTCGGAGGGGCCACCGGCTGGGCTTTTGCGCTCTCCTCGGCTAACGCATCACAAAAAGCTCTGTGGGTGATAAAGCTATCCCTCCTTCAAATGTTCAAAACAATAGTAACTCAGACGGAGAagccaagaaaaggaaaatcgAAAAGGAATTAATTTCATAGAGACAACAAATCAAACACCTTGAGAACAAAGTTCCACAGTCGCATTTGTACTCTCTGGTGCCGCAAATCTTCGAGTGAGCCTTCCAATCGGACTGAACGGCATATTTCTTGGAGCACTTGTcgcatttcaattttttctcgCCGTGCTTCCGGCAGTAGTGCTTCTTAATCCCAGTGAGATCGCCGAGCGCTCGAGAAGGAGCATGATGAACGCAGGACGGCTCCGGACACACGTAGACTCGCTTCCGAACCTCCTTGCTTGACCTTTGCCGAAGCTTCCATGGAAGGTTGTGACCCCGCCGATGAAGCTGCAAATTCTGGTCTCGCTGAAACCCCTTGTTGCAGATTTCGCAAATGAACCGATTCGTCGCGAGCAGAGTCTTCGGGGACAGAGAAATCACCTCGGCGTCTGGATCTGCCGAGCCAATCAAAGGTACAAAATGAAACCTAGTTTCgatttatatatgtaaacaaTTCGATTACAAGTGAGCTAGGTTTTAACCTGGCATTCCGGGAAGATTTCGCTTCCGCTTGGGCGGCGTAGGCGGTTTTGGGGGTactgtttgattttgattccCCGATGAAGAGACGCTGGCCTCGCCGGAAGCGGCGGGTTCGTTCACCGTGGAAGAGTTATCAACGTCAGCCGGCATGGGTAATTAATTCGTAGCTAGGGGTTTTTGAGTTCCCAAAATGGGAAGCCTAGAACATTTATCTTGGAACAATTTAAGGCAGCTTTTTGAGAATGAGTTTCCCAGGGTTTCGGTTTGAAGCATCCTATATCCACCAGTCAATCTTGTTTTTTCACCTCTACCTACCAGCTATCATCAACTTCTGACCCGAACCCAGATTTTGCCCCCAAAAAAAAGCTAATAATCACCAAAACCTACTACTCAAAGCCAATCTATCAGCACACAAAACAATGAAGACCCAGAAAAGGAAAACGGCGATGGCCACCGGAAAACAAACCGCCGGAAATAAATGAAATCGGACAAGAAATGAGAGGGCTCGCCGGAATCTGTGAGCTTTATTGATAGCTCAGCCCTTCTGAAATCTAGCTCCACTACCGTTTCCGCTGCAACTCTTAACAGGAACCTCCCTAACACAACTCCGATATTTGGCCAACCAGGACAACAGTATCATACCGATTCGAGCCCCGGAGACCAAAATAGGAACCCGGTTCTGCAAGTTGGCGGCTCATAGAATAGAacagagaggggggggggggggggaggagagagagagagagaggaaagacTTTGGAAGTCTTCAGTTCAGCCTTGGCATTCGCTTTTGTCGTTTACTTTTCAGACCAAAAATACAGATCACAATAAAATCTagtttaaaacaaataataagacGAAAAAAAGGAAGTAGGGTTAGAAAGTGCGGTTCGTTTTCAACCAGATGTGTTCACTAGGGTTAGAAAGTTAAACTAAGAACGATCATTTTGCAGTTTTCGTGTCttcaattatattaaaaaaaataaattataagtataaaattttactttattacAGAGAACGATAATTAAACTCACAACTCACCGAATTAAAACTAACATATCATTTATCCAATCACTCAACTAAGGTTGGCAATAAGTTGAGCTAGGCTCAACTCGAGTTCAAATCGATTAATTTTAACTTGATTCATAACTTGGCTCGAACTCGATATAAGTTGTTTTTTTTAGCTCAAGGTTAACTCAATAATGACTACGAGCTAGCTCGAAACTTAATTCATGtgatttatataatatatatttatttatatttaaat from Diospyros lotus cultivar Yz01 chromosome 6, ASM1463336v1, whole genome shotgun sequence encodes:
- the LOC127803942 gene encoding vicilin-like seed storage protein At2g18540 isoform X2; translation: MSTKKAALICFLIFWVAAHATALAFGCDEHHQNGSRLGLLVRRDERRTLVSTEYGEVSAVEIGDGARGRYHLQFITLEPNGLFLPVLLHADMVFYVHTGSGTLSWVDDEEMKRLKLKKGDVYGLQSGTVFFLQSSLEPKQQKLRLHAIFTNSIEDLREPFMLAYSSIYDLILGFDKSVLRSAFKASEEVIAELTNGTKPPAIVHAVSKKGKQFWDFEAQFMKGLLGSKGYSMLDVSNKKHKTKAYNVHDAKPDFENCNGWSLTVTWKDLSALKGFNIGLFMVNLNKGAMMGPHWNPMAKEISIVLQGRGMIRVVCPSWANESECRNMSFMVEQDDVFAVPMFHPMAQMAFNNDSLVFVGFSTTTKKNHPQYMAGKASVLQTLDREIVAASLNVADKIVDKLLDSEDELVILDCTSCAEEEAERAIEEARKREEEKREEEEEARKREEEEERRQEEEAERAKEERRKKEEEGKRRRKEEEEAEREEEERKKEEEEEQRRREEEEAEKEEEERRKQKEKARKRKEEEGRRREEKEGEAEEREEAKRKEEERRRREEEKARKREEEEARRREEEQKRREEARKREEEEEERGRGEGEAEEEEEARQQGKSRRERKRQQEEEGEGESEGGGWRDKPRKILKKIWKV
- the LOC127803943 gene encoding zinc finger protein GAI-ASSOCIATED FACTOR 1, producing the protein MPADVDNSSTVNEPAASGEASVSSSGNQNQTVPPKPPTPPKRKRNLPGMPDPDAEVISLSPKTLLATNRFICEICNKGFQRDQNLQLHRRGHNLPWKLRQRSSKEVRKRVYVCPEPSCVHHAPSRALGDLTGIKKHYCRKHGEKKLKCDKCSKKYAVQSDWKAHSKICGTREYKCDCGTLFSRRDSFITHRAFCDALAEESAKAQPVAPPSADEGPKPLAVSSSPLPPPPPLAPPTTMSAPVAVASPVLPTQSPALSDNPNPTQILDDVPATTSLTGSCSSTSCSSSNGSTSSSVFASLFASSTAQANLQPPAPGFTDLIRAMARPERATDITPSSSTEPISLCLATNNGSSIFGTTGQERRQYAPPPQPALSATALLQKAAQIGAAATNGSLLRGFGIVSSASSSSGQPEWDGRQIEQDHASVVAGLGLGIPCDGGSGLKELMMGTPSVFGPKQTTLDLLGLGMAAHGGPASGLSALMTSIGGREFTGKDIGRSS
- the LOC127803942 gene encoding vicilin-like seed storage protein At2g18540 isoform X1, with the protein product MSTKKAALICFLIFWVAAHATALAFGCDEHHQNGSRLGLLVRRDERRTLVSTEYGEVSAVEIGDGARGRYHLQFITLEPNGLFLPVLLHADMVFYVHTGSGTLSWVDDEEMKRLKLKKGDVYGLQSGTVFFLQSSLEPKQQKLRLHAIFTNSIEDLRSWCVQEPFMLAYSSIYDLILGFDKSVLRSAFKASEEVIAELTNGTKPPAIVHAVSKKGKQFWDFEAQFMKGLLGSKGYSMLDVSNKKHKTKAYNVHDAKPDFENCNGWSLTVTWKDLSALKGFNIGLFMVNLNKGAMMGPHWNPMAKEISIVLQGRGMIRVVCPSWANESECRNMSFMVEQDDVFAVPMFHPMAQMAFNNDSLVFVGFSTTTKKNHPQYMAGKASVLQTLDREIVAASLNVADKIVDKLLDSEDELVILDCTSCAEEEAERAIEEARKREEEKREEEEEARKREEEEERRQEEEAERAKEERRKKEEEGKRRRKEEEEAEREEEERKKEEEEEQRRREEEEAEKEEEERRKQKEKARKRKEEEGRRREEKEGEAEEREEAKRKEEERRRREEEKARKREEEEARRREEEQKRREEARKREEEEEERGRGEGEAEEEEEARQQGKSRRERKRQQEEEGEGESEGGGWRDKPRKILKKIWKV